In Candidatus Dormiibacterota bacterium, the DNA window TCGTGCTGGTAAAGAGCCTTACGCGCTGACCGAGATCCAGCGCTCGGCCCAGCGCCCCAGCGCGTCGAGCGCTTCCTGGAGTTCGTGGCCGGAACACGTCAACTGATACGTCACGCGAACGGGCGATCCCGAAGCAACCTCGCGGGAAATCAGGCCCTCACCCTCGAGTTCGCGCAGGCGTTCGGTCAGAAGCCGGTCCGAGATGCCGGGAATCGCCGCGAGCAGCTCGT includes these proteins:
- a CDS encoding helix-turn-helix domain-containing protein; protein product: MELIGRRWTGSIVRVLLGGPRRFNELLAAIPGISDRLLTERLRELEGEGLISREVASGSPVRVTYQLTCSGHELQEALDALGRWAERWISVSA